The Chiloscyllium punctatum isolate Juve2018m chromosome 12, sChiPun1.3, whole genome shotgun sequence genome includes a region encoding these proteins:
- the LOC140483713 gene encoding dual specificity protein phosphatase 7-like has translation MKNQLFCTTSAMAMNKSVDWLQEQLESGEASLLLLDCRSHELYESSHIESAINVVIPGLMLRRLKKGNLPIKSLIPNNEDKEKFVKRCRTDTVILYDECTIDWHENGASSVLGLLLQKLRDDGCKAYYLEGGFNKFQTEYLEHCETNLDCSCPSSSPPVSVLGLGGLRISSDCSDGESDADREPNSATESEGSPLPNNQPAFPVQILPYLYLGCAKDSTNLDVLGKYGIKYILNVTPNLPNMFENDGQFKYKQIPISDHWSQNLSQFFPEAISFIDEARSKKCGILVHCLAGISRSVTVTVAYLMQKLNLSLNDAYDFVKRKKSNISPNFNFMGQLLDFERTLGLTSPCDNRAPKEQMYFTTPTNHNVFQLESLEST, from the exons ATGAAAAATCAGCTTTTCTGTACTACCTCGGCCATGGCGATGAACAAGAGTGTCGACTGGCTCCAGGAGCAACTGGAATCTGGGGAGGCGAGTCTGCTGCTGCTTGACTGCCGCTCTCACGAGCTGTATGAGTCCTCGCACATCGAGTCGGCCATCAATGTGGTCATCCCGGGGCTGATGCTCAGGAGGCTCAAGAAGGGCAACCTGCCCATCAAGTCGCTGATTCCCAACAACGAGGACAAGGAGAAATTCGTCAAACGCTGCAGGACTGATACCGTCATCCTGTACGACGAGTGCACGATCGATTGGCACGAAAACGGGGCGAGTTCTGTCCTGGGCTTGTTATTACAGAAATTAAGAGACGATGGCTGCAAGGCTTATTACCTAGAGG GGGGCTTTAATAAGTTTCAGACTGAATATCTAGAACATTGCGAGACCAACCTGGATTGTTCCTGCCCCAGCAGTTCGCCTCCCGTTTCGGTGCTGGGTCTGGGAGGACTTCGAATAAGTTCCGACTGCTCTGACGGGGAGTCCGACGCCGACCGAGAACCCAACAGCGCGACCGAGTCCGAAGGCAGTCCCTTGCCAAATAATCAGCCAGCTTTCCCCGTCCAAATTTTGCCGTATTTGTACCTCGGGTGTGCCAAAGATTCGACCAACCTGGATGTCCTGGGAAAGTATGGCATCAAATACATTCTGAATGTAACCCCTAATCTTCCCAACATGTTTGAAAATGACGGGCAGTTTAAGTACAAGCAGATTCCAATCTCAGACCACTGGAGCCAGAATCTTTCTCAGTTCTTCCCAGAAGCAATTTCTTTCATAG ATGAAGCCAGATCCAAGAAGTGTGGAATCCTAGTTCATTGCTTAGCTGGGATTAGCAGGTCAGTCACTGTGACTGTTGCATATCTAATGCAGAAATTGAATCTATCCCTGAATGACGCTTATGATTTTGTAAAAAGGAAAAAATCCAACATCTCTCCGAACTTCAACTTCATGGGGCAGCTTTTAGACTTTGAAAGGACTCTAGGACTTACCAGTCCTTGTGACAACAGGGCACCTAAAGAGCAGATGTATTTCACCACTCCTACCAACCACAACGTTTTCCAGCTGGAATCTCTCGAGTCAACATGA